The Mammaliicoccus sciuri genome window below encodes:
- a CDS encoding phosphotransferase family protein, with protein sequence MEHFYQLGWTLDSAGGASGEAYMAEQDGRKLFLKRNSSPFLTALSAEGIVPKLVWTKRIETGEVVTAQHWKNGRELVQDEMNSNRVAKLLKKIHSSKQLLNMLKRMKMKPMHPEILFNKINSSLSRHVLSNRTVRKALLYLEDNMPTLDSRFYTVIHGDVNHNNWLLSDQDELFLVDWEGAMIADPAIDIGMILYTYVDEKDWSDWLSMYGINDTHDLKKRMKWYTLIQAIAMVEWYEEKKRYKDMNDWLHFLNEVMTRNVFI encoded by the coding sequence TTGGAACATTTTTATCAATTAGGATGGACATTAGACTCAGCAGGTGGTGCATCTGGTGAAGCATATATGGCAGAACAAGATGGCCGCAAGCTCTTCCTAAAACGTAATTCAAGTCCTTTCTTAACAGCATTATCTGCTGAAGGTATCGTGCCGAAATTAGTTTGGACAAAAAGAATTGAAACAGGAGAAGTTGTAACTGCACAACATTGGAAAAATGGTAGAGAGTTAGTCCAAGATGAAATGAATTCTAACCGTGTTGCCAAACTTCTTAAAAAAATACATTCTTCTAAACAATTATTAAATATGCTTAAACGTATGAAAATGAAACCTATGCATCCAGAGATTTTATTTAATAAAATTAACAGCTCATTGTCACGACATGTATTGTCTAACCGCACTGTGAGAAAGGCATTGTTATATTTAGAAGATAACATGCCAACTCTAGACAGTAGGTTCTATACAGTCATACATGGAGATGTGAATCACAATAATTGGCTTTTATCTGATCAAGATGAACTTTTCTTAGTAGATTGGGAAGGTGCAATGATTGCAGATCCAGCTATTGATATCGGAATGATTTTATATACTTATGTTGATGAGAAAGATTGGTCAGATTGGCTAAGTATGTATGGCATTAACGATACGCACGATTTAAAGAAACGTATGAAGTGGTATACATTGATTCAAGCTATCGCAATGGTAGAATGGTATGAAGAGAAAAAACGTTATAAAGATATGAATGATTGGTTACACTTCTTAAATGAAGTGATGACAAGAAATGTATTTATATAA
- a CDS encoding amino acid ABC transporter substrate-binding protein, with the protein MKKGIFLIIALIVVLAACGNSNDKKESSKKDDKTIVVGTEGTYSPFSFHDKNDKLTGYDVEVTKAVAKEMGYKVEFKETQWDSMFAGLDSGRFDMIANQVGINDERKAKYKFSDPYTYSNGVLVVNENNKDIKSFDDVKGKKLAQTLTSNYGKLAKSKGADITKVDGFNQAMDLLQSNRVEGTFNDNISYLDYKKQKPNAKIKAIEGDAEQSQSAFTFSKKEDDKVIKDFNKGLKTLKDNGELEKISKKWFGANVSEPK; encoded by the coding sequence ATGAAAAAGGGTATATTTTTAATTATTGCATTAATTGTTGTGTTAGCTGCATGTGGAAACAGCAACGACAAGAAAGAAAGTAGTAAGAAAGATGATAAAACAATTGTAGTAGGTACAGAAGGTACGTATTCACCATTTAGCTTCCATGATAAAAATGATAAGTTAACTGGATATGATGTAGAAGTAACAAAAGCAGTTGCTAAAGAAATGGGTTACAAAGTTGAATTTAAAGAAACACAATGGGATTCAATGTTTGCTGGGTTAGATTCAGGACGTTTTGACATGATTGCTAACCAAGTTGGTATCAATGACGAAAGAAAAGCAAAATATAAATTCTCAGATCCATACACTTATTCAAATGGTGTATTAGTAGTAAATGAGAATAATAAAGACATTAAATCATTCGACGACGTTAAAGGTAAAAAATTAGCTCAAACTTTAACATCTAACTATGGTAAACTTGCAAAATCAAAAGGTGCAGATATTACAAAAGTAGATGGCTTCAACCAAGCGATGGATTTATTACAATCAAATCGTGTTGAAGGTACTTTCAATGATAATATTTCATATTTAGATTATAAAAAGCAAAAACCTAACGCTAAAATAAAAGCAATTGAAGGTGATGCTGAACAAAGTCAATCTGCATTTACATTTAGTAAAAAAGAAGATGACAAAGTGATTAAAGATTTTAATAAAGGTCTAAAAACTTTAAAAGATAATGGCGAATTAGAAAAAATAAGTAAGAAATGGTTTGGCGCTAATGTTTCAGAGCCTAAATGA
- a CDS encoding YtnP family quorum-quenching lactonase, producing the protein MLNIGEFKLCPLQGGITQMDGGAMFGVVPKALWTKKYPPNELNQIPLVTHPIFVQTDEHNIIIDAGIGNGKLTDKQKRNYGTTYESDISNSLKQFNLTIDDIDIVLMSHMHFDHACGLTTADGQSVFKNATIYTSQIEWNELRAPNIRSSATYWEQNYKGIEHQVVTFVDSMEIFPGIKMIHTGGHSAGHSVIEIESNGMKAVHMADILPTLAHLNPLWVTAYDDYPMDSINAKERLLQRYIKEDYWFVFYHDANYFALKLDEQTKGIKEEMRRDDLIEI; encoded by the coding sequence TTGTTAAATATAGGTGAATTTAAATTATGTCCATTACAAGGTGGTATTACTCAAATGGATGGTGGTGCAATGTTCGGTGTTGTTCCAAAAGCATTGTGGACTAAAAAATATCCGCCTAATGAACTAAATCAAATACCTCTCGTAACACATCCAATATTCGTTCAAACAGATGAACACAATATTATAATTGATGCTGGGATAGGTAATGGTAAATTAACAGACAAACAAAAAAGAAACTATGGTACAACTTATGAAAGTGATATTAGTAACTCATTAAAGCAATTTAATTTAACCATTGATGATATTGATATTGTATTGATGTCTCATATGCATTTTGATCATGCTTGTGGACTCACAACTGCAGATGGTCAATCAGTATTTAAAAATGCAACAATTTATACATCACAAATTGAATGGAATGAATTGAGAGCCCCAAATATAAGAAGTAGTGCTACATATTGGGAACAAAATTATAAAGGTATTGAACATCAAGTTGTAACATTTGTAGATTCGATGGAAATCTTTCCAGGCATTAAAATGATACATACTGGTGGTCATAGCGCTGGTCATAGTGTCATTGAAATTGAAAGTAATGGCATGAAAGCTGTGCATATGGCCGATATCTTGCCTACATTAGCTCATTTGAACCCTTTATGGGTTACAGCCTATGATGATTATCCAATGGATTCTATTAATGCTAAGGAAAGACTTTTACAGAGATATATTAAAGAAGATTATTGGTTCGTGTTCTATCATGATGCCAATTATTTTGCGCTTAAACTAGATGAACAAACGAAGGGAATTAAAGAAGAAATGAGAAGGGATGATTTAATTGAAATATAA
- a CDS encoding thioredoxin family protein, with product MKQLTSIEEYKSLINEPTIFMFTASWCPDCHFIDPDLPGLEEKYNQYQFVSVDRDEFIDLCQEVDVMGIPSFIAYNNGQELDRYVGKERKTIPQISAFIDGLNN from the coding sequence ATGAAACAATTAACGTCAATCGAAGAATACAAATCATTGATTAACGAACCAACAATATTTATGTTCACAGCATCTTGGTGTCCGGATTGTCATTTTATAGATCCAGATTTACCAGGTCTTGAAGAGAAATACAATCAATATCAATTTGTATCAGTAGATCGTGATGAATTTATTGATTTATGCCAAGAAGTTGATGTTATGGGCATTCCAAGTTTTATCGCTTATAACAACGGTCAAGAACTTGATAGATACGTTGGTAAAGAAAGAAAAACAATTCCACAAATTAGTGCATTTATTGATGGATTAAATAATTAA
- the ytpR gene encoding YtpR family tRNA-binding protein, with translation MNLFYNKNGVGDVLMVTLEPITEGLEYDFQNDLTIIKSEDKIVGLNIFNASKYVQIEGNGNIKVEEKHINSIQDLLEKNNINYKLDVDLSPKFVVGYVSEKSKHPDADKLSVCKVDVGNETLQIVCGAPNIDQGQKVVVAKVGAVMPSGMIIKDAELRGVPSSGMICSMKELDLEGAPKEKGIMVLDDSYTVGTPFFEDER, from the coding sequence ATGAATTTATTTTATAATAAAAATGGTGTTGGCGACGTATTAATGGTTACTTTAGAACCTATAACTGAAGGATTAGAATATGATTTTCAAAATGATTTAACAATTATCAAAAGCGAAGATAAAATTGTTGGATTGAATATATTCAATGCTTCTAAATATGTTCAAATAGAAGGCAATGGCAATATTAAAGTTGAAGAGAAACACATTAATAGTATTCAAGACTTACTAGAGAAAAATAATATTAATTATAAATTAGACGTTGATTTATCTCCTAAGTTTGTAGTAGGATACGTATCTGAAAAATCAAAACATCCTGATGCAGATAAACTATCAGTATGTAAAGTTGATGTTGGTAATGAAACATTACAAATTGTATGTGGCGCTCCAAATATTGATCAAGGTCAAAAAGTTGTTGTTGCTAAAGTAGGAGCGGTAATGCCTAGTGGAATGATTATTAAAGATGCAGAATTACGTGGTGTTCCTTCTAGCGGTATGATTTGTTCAATGAAAGAACTTGATTTAGAAGGTGCTCCAAAAGAAAAAGGTATAATGGTATTAGATGATAGTTATACTGTAGGAACACCATTCTTTGAAGACGAAAGGTAG
- the dat gene encoding D-amino-acid transaminase, whose amino-acid sequence MSYIYINDEFVDESESKVSYSDRGYNFGDGIYEYIRIYDGKVFTSKEHYERLFRSAKEIGLNLDAYSVGGLTEVTKELAAKNNVVNGGVYIQVTRGVAPRNHPFPDASTKPVFSAFSKSYDRPYDELENGVKAITVEDIRWLRCDIKSLNLLGNVLAKEKATQNDAAEAIMHRGETVTEGSSSNVYAIKDGKIYTHPANNLILNGITRRVIKELAEDLNIPFIEESFTLDFLNDADEVIISSTSIEVMPVVKVNDQKIGDGKVGQITKQLQNAFNNYIESKS is encoded by the coding sequence ATGAGTTATATTTATATAAATGATGAGTTTGTTGATGAATCTGAAAGTAAGGTTAGCTATTCTGATAGAGGTTATAACTTTGGTGATGGCATATACGAATACATACGTATATATGATGGTAAAGTATTCACATCTAAAGAGCACTATGAAAGATTATTTAGAAGTGCGAAAGAAATCGGACTTAATTTAGACGCGTATTCTGTTGGAGGTTTAACAGAAGTAACAAAAGAATTAGCAGCAAAGAATAATGTTGTAAATGGTGGCGTATATATTCAAGTGACACGTGGTGTTGCACCTCGAAACCATCCGTTTCCTGATGCGAGTACAAAGCCTGTATTCTCAGCATTCTCTAAAAGCTATGACAGACCATACGACGAATTAGAAAATGGTGTCAAAGCTATTACAGTTGAAGATATCAGATGGTTGAGATGTGATATTAAGAGCTTAAACTTATTAGGTAACGTGTTAGCAAAAGAGAAAGCTACACAAAACGATGCAGCTGAAGCAATCATGCATAGAGGCGAAACAGTTACAGAAGGTAGTTCAAGTAACGTTTATGCGATTAAAGATGGCAAAATTTATACACATCCTGCAAATAATTTAATCCTTAACGGGATTACGAGACGTGTTATAAAAGAATTAGCCGAAGATCTAAATATTCCATTTATTGAAGAATCATTTACATTAGATTTCTTAAATGATGCAGATGAAGTGATTATTTCAAGTACATCTATTGAAGTAATGCCAGTTGTGAAAGTAAATGATCAAAAAATAGGTGACGGAAAAGTCGGACAAATTACGAAGCAATTACAAAATGCATTTAATAATTATATAGAGTCAAAATCATAA
- the trmB gene encoding tRNA (guanosine(46)-N7)-methyltransferase TrmB: MRMRNKPWADDFLKDHPNIVDVDLNHQYKMAEWFDKDQPIHIEVGTGMGRFITETAKQNSNINYVAIEKDKNVMVRVLEKVKEMELNNIKLINQDAKLLTEYFVENEVSRIYLNFSDPWPKTRHAKRRLTFSSFLEIYQHILKKDGQIHFKTDNQGLFEYSLESMSQYGMSFDYINLNLHEEEPEDSIRTEYEDKFSSRGFRIYRMEASFK, encoded by the coding sequence ATGAGAATGAGAAATAAACCTTGGGCTGACGATTTCTTAAAGGATCATCCCAATATAGTAGATGTAGATCTTAATCATCAATATAAGATGGCGGAATGGTTTGATAAAGATCAACCCATTCATATTGAAGTCGGAACTGGTATGGGTAGATTTATTACTGAGACGGCTAAACAAAATTCTAATATCAATTACGTAGCAATTGAAAAAGATAAAAATGTTATGGTCCGTGTTCTTGAAAAAGTTAAAGAAATGGAATTAAACAATATTAAATTGATTAATCAAGATGCTAAATTATTAACAGAGTATTTTGTTGAAAATGAAGTTTCTAGAATTTATTTGAACTTTTCAGATCCATGGCCAAAGACAAGACATGCTAAAAGAAGATTAACTTTTTCTAGCTTTTTAGAAATTTATCAGCACATTTTGAAAAAAGATGGGCAAATACATTTCAAAACAGATAATCAAGGATTATTTGAGTATAGTTTAGAAAGTATGTCTCAATATGGTATGTCATTTGATTATATTAATTTGAATTTACATGAAGAAGAGCCTGAAGATAGTATCCGTACTGAATATGAAGATAAATTCTCTAGTAGAGGTTTTAGAATCTATCGTATGGAAGCAAGCTTTAAATAA
- a CDS encoding DUF1444 domain-containing protein, giving the protein MNVFQMRDLLKDRLKTLDANFKFDRENESLRIERTDNQKGLSVKLAPIIAKYKNNGNKTIDEIVYYVTETINAMQDETNKEINKIEILPVIRSTSFHKETKEGIPFVIDEHTAETNIYYALDLGNTYRLIDESMLSELNLTKEQIKEQALFNIKKRKTTYKSDEVQGNTFYFINTNDGYDASRILNQTFLKDVYQNIEGEMLLATPHQDVLVICDIKNEIGYDIVAQITMQFFQNGLVPITSLSFSYTPDKPLEPIFILGKNHSRKRNQEVIERLEKNREIFKKMKNNQKRL; this is encoded by the coding sequence ATGAATGTCTTTCAAATGAGAGATTTATTAAAAGACCGATTGAAAACTTTAGATGCAAATTTTAAGTTTGATAGGGAAAATGAAAGTTTAAGAATTGAACGAACGGATAATCAAAAAGGGCTTTCAGTTAAATTAGCTCCGATTATTGCTAAATATAAAAATAACGGTAATAAAACAATAGACGAAATTGTTTATTACGTCACTGAAACAATAAATGCAATGCAAGATGAAACTAATAAAGAAATTAATAAAATTGAGATTTTGCCTGTCATAAGGTCTACTAGTTTTCATAAAGAAACTAAAGAAGGTATACCTTTTGTCATTGATGAACATACAGCTGAAACAAATATATATTATGCGCTTGATTTAGGAAATACTTATAGGCTAATAGATGAGTCTATGCTCAGTGAACTTAATTTAACGAAAGAACAAATTAAAGAGCAAGCGTTATTCAATATTAAAAAGAGAAAAACAACTTACAAGTCTGATGAAGTTCAAGGCAACACATTCTACTTCATTAACACGAATGATGGATATGATGCTTCACGTATTCTCAATCAAACATTCTTAAAAGATGTTTATCAAAATATTGAAGGTGAAATGTTATTAGCTACACCTCATCAAGATGTATTGGTGATTTGTGATATTAAAAATGAAATTGGATATGATATTGTAGCGCAAATAACGATGCAATTCTTCCAAAATGGCTTAGTGCCAATAACATCATTATCATTCTCTTATACACCTGATAAACCTTTAGAACCAATATTTATTTTAGGTAAAAATCACTCTCGTAAGAGAAACCAAGAAGTTATTGAGCGTTTAGAAAAAAATAGAGAAATATTTAAAAAAATGAAAAATAATCAAAAAAGATTGTAA
- a CDS encoding M42 family metallopeptidase, with translation MTKIRQETLNRMKELTELHAVPGFENEVREYLKEKMAPFVDEIIGDNMGSIYGVKKSKKENAPKVLVAAHMDEIGFMVTEMTKEGMLKFTPLGGVSSDVWLSQTLQLKTRDGKYYNGVVGSIPKHFRTGKESGVSIEDMLLDVGAESIDQLKEMGIKIGDTIVPSTNFEQLTENRILAKAWDNRYGCLVGLELLEAVKDEELDVDLYVGANVQEEVGLRGASASVNLIKPDLALVVDCSPANDMKGHVGLSGALGKGVLIRILDRTMILSERMRDYLIEMVEEKEINHQYFQSPGGTDGGEIHKALTGIPTAVIGVCARYIHTSKAIYDPRDYESAKLLLNEIVLNLSSEKIEYLKFK, from the coding sequence ATGACAAAAATTAGACAAGAAACACTTAATAGAATGAAAGAATTAACAGAATTACATGCTGTACCTGGATTTGAAAATGAAGTACGTGAATATTTAAAAGAAAAAATGGCACCATTTGTTGATGAAATTATTGGTGATAATATGGGCAGTATTTATGGTGTGAAAAAATCTAAAAAAGAAAATGCACCTAAAGTATTAGTAGCAGCTCATATGGATGAAATTGGCTTTATGGTTACTGAAATGACAAAAGAGGGTATGTTAAAGTTCACACCACTTGGCGGTGTGTCATCAGACGTATGGCTATCACAAACACTACAGTTAAAAACGCGTGACGGTAAATACTATAACGGCGTAGTTGGCAGTATCCCTAAACATTTTAGAACTGGTAAAGAGTCAGGTGTTTCTATTGAAGATATGCTTTTAGATGTTGGTGCAGAAAGTATTGATCAATTAAAAGAAATGGGCATTAAAATTGGTGATACAATTGTTCCAAGTACGAATTTTGAACAACTAACAGAGAATAGAATACTCGCTAAAGCATGGGATAATAGATATGGTTGTTTAGTTGGATTAGAATTATTAGAAGCAGTTAAAGATGAAGAGCTTGATGTTGATTTATATGTAGGCGCAAATGTTCAAGAAGAAGTTGGTTTAAGAGGTGCTTCAGCAAGTGTGAATTTAATCAAACCAGATTTAGCATTAGTTGTAGATTGTTCACCTGCAAATGATATGAAAGGACACGTTGGCTTATCAGGTGCTTTAGGAAAAGGTGTATTAATTAGAATTTTAGATCGTACGATGATTTTATCTGAAAGAATGAGAGATTATTTAATTGAAATGGTTGAAGAAAAAGAAATTAATCATCAATACTTCCAATCACCAGGTGGTACAGATGGTGGAGAAATCCATAAAGCTCTAACAGGTATCCCAACTGCGGTAATCGGTGTTTGTGCTAGATATATCCATACAAGTAAAGCTATATATGACCCAAGAGATTATGAAAGTGCAAAATTATTGCTCAATGAAATCGTGTTAAATTTAAGTTCAGAAAAGATTGAATATTTGAAATTTAAATAG
- a CDS encoding MalY/PatB family protein — MKYNFDEVIDRRGTATVAYDGQRKVYDYENLEPFWIADMDIKTPDFIINHLKNKLDQAHFGYLVWKQEAYLNAIKNWYKTRFSVNIQKNDIYYVPSILFTVTEVIREFTKEGEGVLIHTPSYNAFLNLIEGNKRVAVESPLVATDNGYELDKEQFEEMAARDDVKVLVLCNPHNPTGKVWTKEECAFMKDVCERHDVFIVSDEIHMDFVRSENGFYSMTNEMTLDSPILVVTGLGKTFNLASLASSYMITKHRYFTLQFNRKLATYYGLSAANTLAVEAVKVAYNEAGEWVDQLNEHIEKNMNILDEFIKNEMSDQLSFIKPESTYLAWIDFSKSGYVESDVQKALQSVGKLATGIGHSYELGESYHFRMNLACSEEKLRSGLESIKKSFDALDHGEIE; from the coding sequence TTGAAATATAATTTTGATGAAGTGATTGATAGAAGGGGAACAGCAACAGTAGCATATGATGGACAACGTAAAGTTTATGATTATGAGAACTTAGAACCATTTTGGATTGCTGATATGGATATTAAGACACCTGATTTTATTATTAACCATTTGAAAAATAAATTGGATCAAGCGCATTTCGGTTATTTAGTATGGAAGCAAGAAGCATATTTAAATGCGATTAAAAATTGGTACAAAACAAGATTTTCTGTGAACATCCAAAAGAATGATATATATTATGTGCCAAGTATTTTATTTACGGTAACTGAAGTGATACGTGAATTTACTAAAGAAGGTGAAGGTGTGTTAATTCATACGCCTTCATATAATGCCTTTTTAAATTTAATTGAAGGTAATAAAAGAGTGGCAGTTGAATCGCCATTAGTAGCGACAGATAACGGTTATGAGTTGGATAAAGAACAATTTGAAGAAATGGCAGCACGTGATGATGTTAAAGTGTTAGTCCTGTGTAATCCTCATAATCCAACAGGTAAAGTTTGGACAAAAGAAGAATGTGCATTTATGAAGGATGTGTGTGAAAGACATGATGTCTTTATTGTTTCTGATGAAATTCATATGGATTTTGTGAGAAGTGAAAATGGATTCTATTCTATGACGAATGAAATGACGTTAGATTCTCCGATTCTTGTTGTTACTGGATTAGGTAAAACATTTAACTTAGCGAGTTTAGCAAGTAGTTATATGATTACAAAACATCGCTATTTCACATTACAATTCAATCGTAAATTGGCAACATATTATGGATTGTCTGCTGCAAATACATTGGCTGTAGAAGCAGTTAAAGTAGCTTATAATGAAGCAGGTGAATGGGTAGATCAATTAAATGAGCATATCGAGAAGAATATGAACATCTTAGATGAATTTATTAAAAATGAAATGTCTGATCAGTTATCATTCATTAAACCTGAATCGACATATTTAGCTTGGATAGACTTTTCTAAAAGTGGTTACGTAGAAAGTGATGTTCAAAAAGCATTGCAATCTGTAGGTAAACTTGCAACAGGCATTGGCCATTCGTACGAGCTTGGAGAAAGTTATCATTTCAGAATGAATTTAGCTTGTAGTGAAGAAAAATTAAGAAGCGGTTTAGAATCTATTAAAAAATCATTCGACGCACTTGATCATGGTGAAATTGAATAA
- a CDS encoding amino acid ABC transporter ATP-binding protein: MIELQNIKKSFNDKEVIKGINLSVDKGEVITLIGRSGSGKTTLLRMMNALEIPTEGTVVVNGETYTADNKKSQIKVRKQSGMVFQNYNLFPHKTAIENVMEGLVTVKKVNKQKAYDEALQLLEKVGLESVKDQRPHALSGGQQQRVAIARALAMNPKVMLFDEPTSALDPELVNDVLKVIKDLANEGMTMVIVTHEMRFAREVSDRMIFIHDGLIGEEGKPEEMFTQPKTDALKKFLNVIEV, from the coding sequence ATGATTGAACTTCAAAATATTAAAAAATCATTTAATGATAAAGAAGTCATCAAAGGGATTAATCTTTCAGTAGATAAAGGTGAAGTGATTACTTTAATTGGAAGATCAGGTTCTGGTAAGACAACTTTATTGAGAATGATGAATGCATTAGAAATTCCGACTGAAGGGACTGTAGTTGTTAATGGCGAAACATACACAGCAGATAATAAGAAGTCACAAATTAAAGTCCGTAAACAATCTGGTATGGTGTTTCAAAATTACAACTTGTTTCCACATAAAACAGCAATTGAAAATGTTATGGAAGGTTTAGTTACTGTTAAAAAAGTAAATAAACAAAAAGCATATGACGAAGCACTTCAACTTTTAGAAAAAGTAGGATTAGAAAGTGTTAAAGACCAAAGACCTCATGCTTTATCTGGTGGTCAACAACAGCGTGTGGCGATTGCGAGAGCATTGGCAATGAACCCTAAAGTCATGTTGTTTGATGAACCGACATCAGCATTAGACCCAGAGTTAGTGAATGATGTATTAAAAGTTATTAAAGATTTAGCCAATGAAGGTATGACGATGGTCATTGTTACACATGAAATGAGATTTGCAAGAGAAGTTTCTGATAGAATGATATTCATTCACGATGGTTTAATTGGTGAAGAAGGTAAACCAGAAGAAATGTTTACTCAACCGAAGACAGACGCATTGAAGAAATTTCTAAATGTTATAGAAGTATAA
- a CDS encoding amino acid ABC transporter permease, with protein sequence MFQSLNDEQLHALNAAKQAFLPMLEGLVKYSIPITLVTFVLGLILALVTALMRISSSKVLKGIARFYVSIIRGTPMIVQLFIIFYGIPEIGRLATGNADNQLTLSPVIAAIIGLSLNVGAYASEILRGGIMSIPKGQTEAAYSIGMNYKQTVQRIILPQAIRVSVPALGNTFLSLIKDTSLLGFILVAEMFRKAQEVASTTYEFLTIYLLVAILYWIVCFIISIIQSYYESYIERGYRS encoded by the coding sequence ATGTTTCAGAGCCTAAATGATGAGCAACTTCATGCATTAAATGCTGCCAAACAAGCATTTCTACCGATGTTAGAGGGTCTAGTTAAATATTCTATTCCTATTACTTTAGTTACTTTTGTGCTTGGTTTAATCTTGGCATTAGTTACAGCATTAATGCGTATATCAAGTAGTAAAGTTCTAAAAGGGATTGCACGTTTTTATGTTTCAATCATTCGTGGTACACCGATGATTGTTCAATTATTCATTATCTTTTACGGAATCCCTGAGATTGGTAGATTGGCAACAGGAAATGCAGACAATCAATTGACTTTGTCACCTGTCATAGCTGCGATCATTGGTCTTTCTCTTAATGTAGGTGCATACGCATCTGAGATTTTAAGAGGTGGAATTATGTCTATTCCGAAAGGTCAAACTGAAGCGGCATACTCGATTGGTATGAATTATAAACAAACTGTACAAAGAATTATATTACCTCAAGCAATTAGAGTTTCAGTACCTGCATTAGGTAATACATTCTTAAGCTTGATTAAAGATACGTCTTTACTTGGCTTTATTTTAGTAGCAGAAATGTTTAGAAAAGCGCAAGAAGTCGCTTCTACAACTTATGAATTCTTAACAATTTATTTACTAGTAGCGATATTATATTGGATTGTATGTTTTATCATATCAATCATTCAATCTTACTATGAATCTTATATTGAAAGAGGGTATCGTTCATGA
- a CDS encoding PTS transporter subunit IIC, with amino-acid sequence MERVKSFFNRTIIDGLSYMALGLFSTLIVGLIIETLGQSLNTYFDTSMMIEIGKLAQTLTGAGVGVAVSYGLGASPLIIFTTAVTGMYGYEQGGAVGSYLSSVFASELGRLYSGKTKIDIILSPILTLFIGAAIAKFIAPFIDAFMKVLGNWIQLSTDQQPLLMGIFVSLIVGITLSSPISSAALALMLGLSGTAAAAATIGGCCHMVGFAVTSYKDNGISGVIAHGIGTSKLQIPNYLKQPFILIPPIVASIVVAPIMTVFWPMENNAAGAGMGSSGLVGQIMTIKTMGSTAEVYLQIAFFHFLLPAVISLFVYHLLKKYHIIKDGQQTLMIGSAKK; translated from the coding sequence ATGGAACGCGTAAAATCTTTTTTTAATCGAACAATTATAGATGGATTAAGTTATATGGCTTTAGGTTTGTTTAGTACATTAATTGTTGGACTTATTATTGAAACTTTAGGCCAATCATTAAATACATATTTTGATACTTCAATGATGATAGAAATAGGTAAGTTAGCTCAAACTTTAACTGGAGCTGGGGTAGGGGTAGCAGTGAGTTATGGTTTAGGCGCATCACCACTCATTATATTTACAACTGCTGTAACAGGAATGTATGGATATGAACAAGGTGGCGCTGTAGGTAGTTATTTATCTTCAGTATTTGCGAGTGAACTCGGAAGATTATATTCAGGCAAAACTAAAATAGATATTATTTTATCACCGATTTTAACATTATTTATAGGTGCAGCTATTGCAAAGTTTATAGCGCCATTTATCGATGCATTTATGAAAGTATTAGGAAACTGGATACAATTAAGTACGGATCAACAACCTTTATTAATGGGTATATTCGTCAGCCTTATAGTTGGAATTACACTAAGTAGTCCAATTTCAAGTGCAGCTTTAGCATTAATGCTTGGCTTAAGTGGAACAGCGGCAGCAGCAGCTACGATAGGTGGTTGTTGTCATATGGTCGGCTTTGCAGTAACAAGCTATAAAGATAACGGTATTTCAGGTGTTATTGCTCATGGTATTGGTACAAGTAAACTTCAAATTCCAAATTATTTAAAGCAGCCTTTTATATTAATACCGCCAATCGTAGCAAGTATTGTCGTAGCACCAATCATGACAGTCTTTTGGCCAATGGAAAATAATGCTGCTGGTGCTGGAATGGGTTCAAGTGGACTTGTAGGGCAAATTATGACGATTAAAACAATGGGTAGTACGGCAGAAGTATACTTACAAATTGCATTCTTCCATTTCTTATTACCAGCTGTAATCAGTTTATTTGTTTATCATTTATTGAAGAAGTATCATATAATTAAAGATGGTCAACAAACATTAATGATAGGAAGTGCAAAGAAATGA